Proteins encoded within one genomic window of Brenneria nigrifluens DSM 30175 = ATCC 13028:
- a CDS encoding YaiI/YqxD family protein, producing MQIWVDADACPNVIKEVLFRAAERTATQTTLVANQALKVPPSRFIRTLRVAAGFDVADNEIVRRVEAGDLVVTSDIPLAAEVIEKGGVALNPRGERYTPDTIRERLNMRDFMDTMRASGIQTGGPATLNQRDRQQFANELDKWLRQAT from the coding sequence ATGCAGATTTGGGTCGATGCCGACGCCTGCCCCAACGTGATCAAAGAGGTGCTGTTCCGCGCCGCGGAAAGAACGGCGACGCAAACCACCCTGGTGGCCAATCAAGCATTAAAAGTACCGCCGTCGCGCTTTATCCGCACTCTGCGCGTGGCCGCCGGTTTTGACGTCGCGGATAACGAAATCGTGCGCCGGGTTGAAGCGGGCGACCTGGTGGTCACCAGCGATATCCCGCTGGCGGCGGAAGTGATCGAAAAAGGCGGCGTGGCGCTGAATCCGCGCGGCGAGCGATATACCCCGGACACCATCCGCGAACGGCTGAATATGCGCGATTTTATGGATACCATGCGCGCCAGCGGCATACAAACCGGCGGGCCCGCGACCCTCAATCAGCGCGACCGCCAGCAGTTCGCCAACGAGCTGGATAAATGGCTGCGGCAAGCCACCTAA
- a CDS encoding GNAT family acetyltransferase, which translates to MEIRIFRQDDFEEVITLWERCDLLRPWNDPEMDIERKLNHGADLFLVAEVGGEVVGSVMGGYDGHRGSAYYLGVHPDFRGRGIANALISRLEKKLIARGCPKINLMVREDNDAVIGMYEKLDYEIADIVTLGKRLIEDQEY; encoded by the coding sequence ATGGAAATCCGCATATTCCGGCAAGATGACTTTGAAGAAGTGATCACCCTTTGGGAACGCTGCGATTTGCTGCGCCCGTGGAACGATCCCGAAATGGACATTGAACGCAAGCTGAACCACGGTGCCGATCTGTTTCTGGTGGCGGAAGTCGGCGGCGAAGTGGTCGGCTCCGTTATGGGCGGCTATGACGGCCATCGCGGCTCGGCCTATTATCTCGGCGTGCATCCGGATTTCCGCGGCCGGGGCATCGCCAATGCGCTGATCAGCCGCCTGGAGAAGAAACTCATCGCCCGCGGCTGCCCCAAAATCAACCTGATGGTGCGTGAAGATAACGACGCGGTGATCGGCATGTATGAAAAGCTGGATTATGAAATCGCCGACATCGTCACGCTGGGAAAACGGCTGATTGAGGATCAGGAGTACTGA
- the nudK gene encoding GDP-mannose pyrophosphatase NudK encodes MSSPITIIEKKLLSDHWFILHKYIYDLKRKNGGVVRQIREVYDRGDGATILMYNREKGTVILTRQFRIPTYLNGNESGMLLEACAGLLDDHSPEECIRNEAVEETGYTIGKVEKLFDAYMSPGGVTERVHFFAAEYDESLRENAGGGVEDEDIEVLELPFAQAMDMVKDGRIKDAKTIMLLQHAYIEGWFAEWGVAGR; translated from the coding sequence ATGTCGTCGCCAATTACCATTATCGAAAAGAAACTGTTGTCCGACCACTGGTTTATTCTTCATAAATATATCTATGATTTAAAAAGAAAAAACGGCGGCGTGGTACGCCAGATCCGCGAAGTGTACGACCGCGGAGACGGGGCGACCATCCTGATGTATAACCGCGAGAAGGGCACCGTCATTCTGACGCGCCAGTTCCGTATTCCCACCTATCTGAATGGCAATGAAAGCGGCATGCTGCTGGAAGCCTGCGCCGGTTTGCTGGACGACCATTCCCCCGAAGAGTGCATTCGCAACGAGGCGGTAGAGGAAACCGGCTATACGATCGGCAAGGTCGAAAAGCTGTTTGACGCCTATATGTCGCCCGGCGGCGTGACGGAACGGGTGCACTTCTTTGCCGCCGAGTACGATGAATCCCTGCGGGAAAACGCCGGAGGGGGCGTAGAGGATGAAGATATCGAGGTGCTGGAACTGCCTTTCGCGCAGGCGATGGACATGGTGAAAGACGGCCGTATCAAGGACGCGAAAACCATTATGCTGTTGCAGCATGCCTATATTGAGGGCTGGTTCGCCGAATGGGGAGTCGCCGGACGTTAA
- a CDS encoding RpoE-regulated lipoprotein, which produces MRFRPLLLGLPLILAGCGSTSGFSWSSLSPFNWFGSSLQVSDAGVGDINAGTPLSEPVLHKALNGNYRLRSGMGTANGQLVAFYQALDGKEVKLTISGQPNSNVRKVEVMDAAIDSAWGVKIGDAFSDSYSKAFGACQPGQGDDAQSVECAAPQSKHVSYLFSGDWNGPEGLMPPDDILKTWRVSKIVWHAQARD; this is translated from the coding sequence ATGAGATTTCGCCCGCTGTTGCTGGGATTACCGCTGATACTGGCCGGTTGCGGTTCCACGTCTGGTTTTTCCTGGTCCAGCCTGTCGCCGTTTAACTGGTTCGGCTCTTCGCTTCAGGTGTCGGACGCCGGCGTCGGCGATATCAATGCCGGAACGCCATTGTCCGAACCGGTGTTGCACAAAGCGCTGAACGGCAATTATCGCCTGCGCAGCGGAATGGGCACGGCAAACGGTCAACTGGTGGCGTTTTATCAGGCGCTGGACGGCAAAGAGGTGAAGCTGACGATCAGCGGACAGCCGAATAGCAACGTCCGGAAAGTGGAAGTGATGGATGCGGCCATCGACAGCGCGTGGGGCGTGAAGATCGGCGATGCCTTCAGCGACTCATACAGCAAGGCGTTCGGCGCATGTCAGCCGGGGCAGGGCGACGATGCGCAAAGCGTCGAATGTGCGGCGCCGCAGAGCAAACACGTCAGCTACCTGTTTTCCGGCGACTGGAACGGCCCTGAAGGGTTGATGCCTCCTGACGATATCCTCAAAACATGGCGGGTGAGCAAGATCGTCTGGCATGCGCAGGCCCGCGACTGA
- a CDS encoding sulfate ABC transporter substrate-binding protein codes for MNKKPITNWLVKGSLALSLLLGGQGYVSATEILNSSYDVSRELFAALNPGFEKQWLAQHPNDPLTIKQSHAGSSKQALAILQGLKADVVTYNQVTDVQILHDRGQLIPADWQSRLPNNSSPFYSTMAFLVRKGNPKGIHDWSDLVRDDVKLIFPNPKTSGNARYTYLAAWGATSQANGGDEAKTRDWIKRFLANVAVFDTGGRGATTTFVERQLGDVLISFESEVNNIRQQYGVENYEVIVPKVNVRAEFPVAWIDKNVAGNGTEQAAKEYLNYLYSPEAQQIIADFYYRVNNPALMQTLQSRFPATKLFQVEDQFGPWPQVMKTHFETGGELDKLLAAGRQ; via the coding sequence ATGAATAAAAAACCGATAACAAACTGGTTGGTAAAGGGTTCTCTGGCGCTGTCATTACTGTTGGGCGGGCAGGGATATGTCTCCGCCACCGAGATTTTAAACAGTTCCTATGATGTTTCCCGGGAGCTGTTCGCCGCGTTAAATCCGGGGTTTGAAAAGCAGTGGCTGGCGCAGCACCCGAACGATCCGCTGACCATCAAGCAATCCCATGCCGGTTCCTCCAAACAGGCGCTGGCTATTCTGCAAGGACTGAAAGCGGATGTGGTCACTTACAATCAGGTGACCGACGTGCAGATCCTGCACGATCGCGGGCAGTTGATCCCCGCCGACTGGCAGAGCCGCTTACCGAATAACAGCTCTCCGTTCTACTCGACCATGGCTTTTCTGGTGCGTAAAGGTAATCCGAAAGGAATTCATGACTGGAGCGATCTGGTGCGCGACGACGTTAAGCTGATTTTCCCTAACCCCAAAACGTCCGGCAACGCCCGTTACACCTATCTGGCGGCCTGGGGCGCCACCAGTCAGGCCAACGGCGGGGATGAGGCGAAAACCCGCGACTGGATAAAACGTTTTCTGGCCAATGTGGCGGTGTTTGATACCGGCGGCCGCGGCGCGACCACCACCTTTGTCGAGCGTCAGCTCGGCGATGTGCTGATCAGCTTTGAGTCGGAGGTGAATAATATTCGCCAGCAGTACGGCGTGGAGAACTATGAGGTTATCGTGCCGAAGGTGAATGTGCGCGCCGAATTCCCGGTAGCCTGGATCGACAAGAACGTTGCCGGCAACGGCACCGAGCAGGCGGCCAAGGAATATTTGAATTACCTCTACAGCCCGGAAGCGCAGCAGATAATCGCCGATTTTTACTATCGGGTGAACAACCCGGCGCTGATGCAAACGCTGCAATCCCGTTTTCCCGCTACCAAACTGTTCCAGGTGGAAGATCAGTTCGGCCCCTGGCCGCAAGTGATGAAAACCCATTTTGAAACCGGCGGCGAGCTGGATAAATTGCTGGCGGCCGGTCGCCAATAA
- a CDS encoding Dyp-type peroxidase, producing the protein MTPIQSGILPEHRRFAIFMEAMVQGEFDAIRQGCKKFCQALIELQQQFPDAGLGAVLAFGSDVWRDLDCRNSARQLKSFTPLGKGLAPATQRDLLIHIQSLRHDVNFSLAQAALAAFGGAIHVEEEIHGFRGVEDRDLSGFVDGTENPQGDARRGVAIIPDDQPDAGGSYVFTQRWEHNLKQWQRFSVEQQQQIIGRTKQDNEELSSEQRPVTSHVSRVDLKEDGEGLKILRQSLPYGTASGKHGLYFIAYCASLHNIEQQLLSMFGERDGKRDDMLRFTRAVSGSYFFAPSLERLLAL; encoded by the coding sequence ATGACACCTATTCAGAGCGGTATTTTGCCGGAGCATCGCCGTTTTGCCATTTTTATGGAAGCCATGGTCCAGGGGGAATTTGATGCCATCAGGCAGGGATGCAAAAAGTTTTGTCAGGCATTGATCGAACTGCAACAGCAATTTCCCGATGCCGGCCTGGGCGCGGTGCTGGCGTTTGGCAGCGACGTGTGGCGCGATCTGGATTGCCGGAATTCCGCGCGGCAACTCAAGTCTTTTACGCCGTTAGGCAAAGGGCTGGCGCCCGCCACCCAGCGCGACCTGCTGATTCATATCCAGTCATTACGCCACGACGTGAATTTCAGCCTGGCGCAGGCGGCGCTGGCCGCTTTTGGCGGCGCCATCCATGTGGAAGAGGAAATTCACGGCTTCCGCGGGGTTGAGGACCGCGATCTGAGCGGTTTTGTCGACGGGACGGAAAACCCGCAGGGCGATGCCCGCCGCGGCGTAGCGATCATTCCCGACGACCAGCCGGATGCCGGGGGCAGCTATGTCTTTACCCAGCGCTGGGAGCACAATCTCAAGCAGTGGCAGCGCTTTAGCGTTGAACAGCAACAGCAGATTATCGGCCGCACCAAGCAGGATAACGAAGAGCTTTCTTCCGAACAGCGTCCGGTTACCTCGCACGTCAGCCGCGTTGATTTAAAAGAAGACGGCGAGGGGTTGAAGATTCTGCGCCAGAGCCTGCCCTACGGCACGGCCAGCGGCAAGCACGGGCTTTATTTCATCGCCTACTGCGCCAGCCTGCACAATATCGAGCAGCAGCTGCTGAGCATGTTTGGCGAACGGGACGGCAAACGGGACGATATGCTGCGTTTCACCCGCGCGGTGAGCGGCAGCTACTTCTTCGCCCCGTCGCTGGAGCGCCTGCTGGCGCTGTAA
- the hemF gene encoding oxygen-dependent coproporphyrinogen oxidase: MPNIQAVTSFLRALQDDLCRQLAAADGAANFDEDLWPRAEGGGGRSRILSGGKVFERAGVNFSHVTGGALPPSASAHRPELAGRSYQAMGVSLVIHPQNPYVPTAHANVRFFIAEKPGEEAVWWFGGGFDLTPFYGFREDAVHWHQTARDLCRPFGADVYPRYKKWCDDYFYLRHRNEARGIGGLFFDDLNTPDFATCFAFIRAVGNGFAPAYLPIVERRKNLPWGEREREFQLYRRGRYVEFNLVWDRGTLFGLQSGGRTESILMSMPPLARWEYQYQPQPDSPEAALYRDFLPVRDWLDDNNSGVTE, encoded by the coding sequence ATGCCGAACATTCAGGCGGTAACATCCTTTCTGCGCGCGTTGCAGGACGATCTCTGCCGACAGCTCGCCGCCGCGGATGGCGCCGCGAACTTTGATGAAGACCTCTGGCCGCGCGCGGAAGGCGGCGGCGGACGCAGCCGGATATTATCCGGCGGAAAGGTATTCGAACGCGCCGGCGTCAACTTTTCCCACGTCACCGGCGGCGCATTGCCGCCGTCAGCCAGCGCGCACCGCCCCGAACTGGCAGGACGCAGCTATCAGGCGATGGGCGTCTCGCTGGTTATTCATCCGCAAAATCCCTACGTTCCCACCGCTCACGCCAACGTACGCTTTTTCATTGCCGAAAAACCGGGCGAAGAAGCGGTATGGTGGTTCGGCGGCGGCTTCGATTTGACGCCGTTTTATGGTTTCAGGGAAGACGCGGTGCACTGGCATCAGACCGCGCGCGATCTGTGCCGGCCTTTCGGCGCGGACGTTTATCCGCGCTATAAGAAATGGTGCGACGACTATTTTTATCTCAGGCACCGTAACGAAGCCCGGGGCATCGGCGGCTTGTTCTTCGACGATCTGAATACGCCCGATTTCGCGACCTGCTTCGCCTTTATCCGCGCCGTCGGCAACGGATTTGCGCCGGCCTATCTGCCGATTGTCGAGCGGCGCAAAAACCTGCCGTGGGGCGAGCGCGAGCGCGAATTTCAGCTTTATCGCCGCGGGCGCTATGTGGAGTTCAATCTGGTATGGGATCGCGGTACGCTGTTCGGGCTGCAAAGCGGCGGGCGCACCGAGTCGATTTTAATGTCCATGCCGCCGCTGGCGCGCTGGGAATATCAGTATCAACCACAACCCGACAGCCCGGAAGCAGCGCTGTACCGGGACTTTTTACCCGTCAGGGATTGGCTTGACGACAACAACAGCGGAGTAACCGAGTAA
- the maeB gene encoding NADP-dependent oxaloacetate-decarboxylating malate dehydrogenase: MDDQLKQSALDFHQFPVPGKIQVSPTKPLATQRDLALAYSPGVAAPCLEIAEDPLAAYKYTARGNLVAVISNGTAVLGLGNIGALAGKPVMEGKGVLFKKFSGIDVFDIEVDELDPDKLIDVVAALEPTFGGINLEDIKAPECFYIEKKLRERMKIPVFHDDQHGTAIICTAAVLNGLRVVEKNISDVRLVVSGAGAASIACLNLLVALGLQKHNIVVCDSRGVIYQGRDENMEETKAAYAIEDNGTRKLADVIPDADIFLGCSGPGVLTSEMVKTMAPRPLILALANPEPEILPPLAKEVRPDAIICTGRSDYPNQVNNVLCFPFIFRGALDVGATTINEEMKLACVHAIANLALAEQSEVVASAYGDQDLSFGPEYLIPKPFDPRLIIKIAPAVAKAAMESGVATRPIEDFDAYIEKLTQFVYKTNLFMKPIFSQARQQPRRVVLAEGEDPRVLHATQELVTLGLAFPILIGRPNVIEMRLQKLGLQLTIGKDFEVVNNESDPRFKEYWSEYFEIMKRRGISQEKAQREVIGNPTLIGSIMVLRGEADALICGTIGTYEEHFDVVERVFGYREGVHVAGAMNALMLPSGNTFIADTYVNSDPTPEQLAEITLMAADTVRRFGIEPKVALLSHSSFGTSDSPTAQKMRATLALVNKLAPELEVDGEMHGDAALVEAIRREQMPDSPLKGSANILIMPNMEAARISYNLLRVSSSEGVTVGPVLMGVSKPVHILTPIASVRRIVNMVALAVVEAQTQPL, translated from the coding sequence ATGGACGATCAATTGAAACAGAGCGCATTGGATTTTCATCAGTTTCCGGTTCCAGGGAAAATTCAGGTTTCGCCGACGAAACCGTTGGCTACCCAGCGCGATCTGGCGCTGGCCTATTCTCCCGGCGTCGCGGCCCCTTGTCTTGAAATTGCCGAGGATCCGCTGGCCGCCTATAAATATACCGCGCGCGGGAATCTGGTGGCGGTGATCTCCAACGGCACCGCCGTGCTCGGCCTCGGTAATATCGGGGCGCTGGCCGGCAAGCCGGTGATGGAAGGCAAGGGCGTTCTATTTAAGAAGTTCTCCGGTATTGATGTATTCGATATTGAAGTGGACGAATTGGATCCAGATAAATTGATCGACGTTGTCGCCGCGCTGGAGCCGACGTTTGGCGGCATCAATCTGGAAGATATCAAGGCGCCGGAATGCTTCTATATTGAGAAAAAACTGCGTGAGCGCATGAAAATCCCGGTGTTCCACGACGACCAGCACGGCACCGCCATTATCTGTACCGCCGCGGTGCTGAACGGTCTGCGCGTGGTGGAGAAAAACATTTCCGATGTGCGTCTGGTGGTTTCCGGCGCCGGCGCGGCATCCATTGCCTGTCTGAATCTGCTGGTGGCGCTGGGACTTCAGAAACATAACATTGTCGTCTGTGATTCGCGCGGGGTGATTTATCAAGGCCGCGATGAAAATATGGAAGAAACCAAAGCGGCCTACGCCATTGAGGATAACGGCACGCGCAAGCTGGCGGACGTGATCCCCGACGCCGATATTTTCCTCGGCTGTTCCGGTCCGGGGGTATTGACGTCGGAGATGGTGAAAACCATGGCGCCGCGCCCGCTGATCCTGGCGCTGGCCAACCCTGAGCCGGAAATCCTGCCGCCGCTGGCGAAAGAAGTGCGCCCGGACGCCATTATCTGCACCGGCCGTTCGGACTATCCGAATCAGGTGAACAATGTGCTGTGTTTCCCGTTCATCTTCCGCGGCGCGCTGGATGTGGGCGCCACCACCATCAATGAAGAGATGAAGCTGGCGTGTGTGCATGCCATCGCCAATCTGGCGCTGGCGGAACAGAGCGAAGTGGTGGCTTCCGCCTATGGCGATCAGGACCTGTCGTTCGGGCCGGAGTATCTGATTCCGAAACCGTTCGATCCGCGTCTGATTATCAAAATCGCGCCGGCGGTGGCGAAAGCGGCGATGGAGTCCGGCGTGGCGACGCGGCCGATCGAGGATTTCGACGCCTATATCGAGAAACTCACCCAGTTCGTCTATAAAACCAACCTGTTTATGAAGCCGATTTTCTCCCAGGCGCGTCAGCAGCCGCGCCGCGTGGTGCTGGCCGAAGGGGAAGATCCGCGCGTACTGCATGCGACGCAGGAACTGGTGACCCTGGGGCTGGCGTTCCCGATATTGATCGGCCGCCCGAACGTTATCGAAATGCGTTTGCAGAAGCTGGGCCTGCAACTGACCATCGGCAAAGATTTTGAGGTGGTGAATAACGAATCCGACCCGCGCTTCAAAGAGTACTGGAGCGAATATTTCGAGATCATGAAGCGCCGCGGCATATCGCAGGAAAAGGCGCAGCGCGAGGTTATCGGCAATCCGACCCTGATCGGTTCCATTATGGTGCTGCGCGGCGAGGCGGATGCGCTGATCTGCGGCACCATCGGCACCTACGAAGAGCATTTCGACGTGGTGGAGAGAGTGTTCGGCTACCGCGAGGGCGTGCACGTGGCCGGCGCGATGAACGCGCTGATGCTGCCGAGCGGGAATACGTTTATTGCCGATACCTACGTCAACTCCGATCCTACGCCGGAGCAACTGGCCGAAATTACTCTGATGGCGGCGGACACCGTGCGTCGTTTCGGCATTGAGCCGAAGGTCGCCCTGTTGTCGCATTCGAGCTTCGGCACTTCTGATTCGCCCACCGCGCAGAAAATGCGCGCCACCCTGGCGCTGGTGAACAAACTGGCGCCGGAGCTGGAAGTCGACGGCGAGATGCACGGCGACGCCGCGCTGGTGGAAGCGATCCGCCGCGAGCAGATGCCGGACAGCCCGCTGAAAGGGTCGGCCAATATCCTGATTATGCCGAATATGGAAGCGGCGCGTATCAGCTATAACCTGCTGCGCGTGTCGTCCTCGGAAGGCGTAACGGTCGGGCCGGTGCTGATGGGCGTGTCCAAACCAGTGCATATCCTGACGCCTATCGCCTCGGTGCGCCGTATCGTCAACATGGTGGCGCTGGCGGTGGTTGAGGCGCAAACCCAGCCGCTGTAA